In Curtobacterium sp. TC1, the following proteins share a genomic window:
- the glmU gene encoding bifunctional UDP-N-acetylglucosamine diphosphorylase/glucosamine-1-phosphate N-acetyltransferase GlmU gives MTDQRIAVVVLAAGQGTRMKSSTPKVLHRLAGLPLIAHVLRTASSLGPEHVAVVVRHERDLVAAEITERAPDAIIVDQDDVPGTGRAVEVAVQALPADFDGAVVVLSGDVPLLDAASLRLLVDAHARGGNGATFVSAIAPDPTGLGRIVRDADGAFTGVVEHKDATVEQLAIAEANAGIYAFDVTHLRAVLPSLTTANAQGEKYITDAPALISDRGGRIDVVTLTDSWLVAGINDRAQLSDAARELNARIVRRHQLAGVTVQDPATTWIDLDVSIEADAEVLPGTQLLGATAIAAGAVVGPDTTLRDTEVGAGATVNRVDATLAVIGDGASVGPFAYLRPGTILGDQGKIGTFVETKNAKIGRGSKVPHLSYIGDAEVGEDSNIGANTITANYDGVHKHRTEVGSNVRTGSHNVFVAPVRIGDGAYTGAGTTVRKDVPAGSLAISYAPQRNTDGWVEEHRPGTPAAEAARHANGE, from the coding sequence ATGACCGACCAGCGCATCGCCGTCGTCGTCCTCGCCGCCGGGCAGGGCACGCGCATGAAGTCGTCCACGCCCAAGGTGCTGCACCGGCTCGCCGGGCTGCCGCTCATCGCCCACGTCCTGCGGACGGCGTCGTCCCTCGGGCCGGAACACGTCGCGGTGGTCGTCCGGCACGAGCGTGACCTCGTCGCAGCGGAGATCACCGAGCGCGCGCCCGACGCCATCATCGTCGACCAGGACGACGTCCCCGGCACCGGTCGCGCGGTCGAGGTCGCGGTCCAGGCGCTCCCCGCCGACTTCGACGGTGCCGTCGTGGTGCTCTCCGGCGACGTTCCGTTGCTCGATGCGGCGTCGCTCCGCCTGCTCGTCGACGCGCACGCCCGTGGCGGCAACGGGGCGACCTTCGTCAGTGCGATCGCCCCGGACCCGACCGGCCTCGGACGGATCGTGCGTGACGCCGACGGCGCGTTCACCGGGGTCGTCGAGCACAAGGACGCGACGGTCGAACAGCTTGCCATCGCCGAGGCGAACGCGGGCATCTACGCGTTCGACGTGACGCACCTCCGCGCGGTCCTGCCGTCGCTCACCACGGCGAACGCGCAGGGCGAGAAGTACATCACCGACGCCCCCGCGCTGATCAGCGACCGAGGTGGGCGCATCGACGTGGTCACCCTGACGGACTCGTGGCTCGTCGCCGGCATCAACGACCGCGCGCAGCTCTCCGATGCCGCACGCGAGCTCAACGCCCGCATCGTCCGCCGACACCAGCTCGCCGGCGTCACCGTGCAGGACCCGGCGACCACCTGGATCGACCTCGACGTCTCGATCGAGGCGGACGCCGAGGTCCTGCCCGGCACCCAGCTCCTCGGAGCGACCGCGATCGCCGCCGGTGCCGTGGTCGGGCCGGACACGACGCTGCGCGACACCGAGGTCGGTGCCGGGGCGACGGTGAACCGGGTCGACGCCACCCTCGCGGTCATCGGCGACGGCGCCTCGGTGGGGCCGTTCGCGTACCTGCGTCCGGGCACGATCCTCGGCGACCAGGGCAAGATCGGCACCTTCGTCGAGACGAAGAACGCGAAGATCGGCCGTGGCAGCAAGGTCCCGCACCTGTCCTACATCGGCGACGCCGAGGTGGGCGAGGACTCGAACATCGGCGCGAACACGATCACCGCGAACTACGACGGCGTGCACAAGCACCGGACCGAGGTCGGCTCGAACGTCCGCACCGGCTCGCACAACGTCTTCGTCGCCCCGGTTAGGATTGGTGACGGCGCGTACACGGGTGCCGGGACGACGGTCCGCAAGGACGTCCCGGCCGGATCGCTCGCGATCAGCTACGCCCCACAGCGCAACACCGACGGATGGGTCGAGGAACACCGACCCGGCACACCGGCGGCCGAGGCTGCTCGGCACGCGAACGGCGAATAG